The Streptomyces sp. NBC_00659 genomic interval TTCCGTCGCCCGGCCCGGCCGGCGTTCTCGCGGGTCACCCCATTGATCCTGAAGATTCCCTGTTCCTCCGTGGCCGATTGTCGGCCTACCCGCGGTTCGCTATGTGCCCATTCTCCTGGTGCCGTTACCTGCCGATGCTTACCGTATGAACGGGAGGTCGCGATACATGTACTCAGCGTGTTCGGTATCGCGGTCCCCGTCCCTGTCCGGCAACCCCCGATGTGTGGGGGTGCGAGAGGAGTACCCATGTCGCTCGACGTCTCACCGGCCCTACTCCAACAGGCCGAGCGAGGCGAGGTCGATGAAGCTGAATTCGTCGACTGCGTCCGGACCTCCCTGCCCTACGCGTGGGAGATGATCAGCTCCCTGGTGGCCCAGCTGAAGGTGGACGGCGGCAAGTTCGCCGACAACCAGACGCCCCCGCCGGACGAGCAGGCACGTGGCCAGCTGCTGCGTGCGCTCGCGAGTGACGCGATACGCGGCGCGCTGCAGCGGCACTTCGGAGTGCGGCTGGCCTTCCAGAACTGCCACCGGGTGGCGGTGTTCCCACTGGACGACTCGGTGGACGACACACTGGCACGCTTCACCTCGGTCCGCAGTCAGCTGCTCAACCAGTCCCCGGAGTTCAGGGACTGCTGACGCACTGATGCCGCATTGCTTGCCGCTCCGTACGCGGGAGGTGCATTGGTACTGGGGCGGCAAGCTCCCCGCGTGTCCGGCCCGTCGGGCCGGACCCCGTGCGGTCACCTGAGCTGGGGCAGTACCTCGGTCCCCAGCCGCCGTACGTTCTCCTCGGTCGCCGCCAGGTCGCCCGAACCCTCGACGAGCAGGGCGAACCGCGCGATGCCGGTCCGCTCCGCGGTCGCCGCGAGCCGGTCGGCGCACAGTCGTGGCGTGCCCACCGGGTGC includes:
- a CDS encoding SCO5389 family protein — translated: MSLDVSPALLQQAERGEVDEAEFVDCVRTSLPYAWEMISSLVAQLKVDGGKFADNQTPPPDEQARGQLLRALASDAIRGALQRHFGVRLAFQNCHRVAVFPLDDSVDDTLARFTSVRSQLLNQSPEFRDC